The following are encoded in a window of Fischerella sp. PCC 9605 genomic DNA:
- a CDS encoding DNA polymerase III subunit delta', with product MTDPFAQLLGQPQAVELLTQAVKQNRVAPAYLFVGPDGIGRSLAARCFMELLFTNTPSAAIPIIRTKLQKDNHPDVLWVQPTYQHQGQRLTATEAAEKGLKRKAPPVIRLEQIREITEFLGRPPLEAPRHVVVVEGAETMAEAAANALLKTLEEPGQATLILIAPSSESILPTLVSRCQRIPFYRLDTAAMAEILTRTGHQEILQDPAILSIAAGSPGEAIASYQQLQAIPPQLLQAVTNAPKNYRQALELARDIDKALDTEAQLWLVDYLQQSYWQQWYQPDVIKQLEQARKSLLCYAQPRLVWECTFIQLCQGASRGTGY from the coding sequence ATGACTGACCCATTTGCCCAACTGCTCGGACAGCCGCAAGCAGTAGAATTACTTACTCAAGCTGTCAAACAAAATCGAGTTGCCCCAGCCTATTTATTTGTGGGGCCTGATGGTATTGGGCGGAGTTTGGCGGCACGGTGCTTTATGGAATTATTATTTACCAATACTCCATCCGCAGCTATTCCTATCATCCGCACCAAACTCCAAAAAGACAACCATCCTGATGTGTTGTGGGTACAGCCAACCTACCAGCATCAAGGACAACGCCTCACAGCCACTGAAGCAGCAGAGAAAGGACTCAAGCGTAAAGCACCACCCGTAATCCGCCTAGAGCAAATTCGCGAGATTACCGAGTTTCTGGGCCGTCCACCTTTGGAAGCACCAAGGCATGTAGTAGTAGTGGAGGGGGCAGAAACTATGGCAGAAGCGGCTGCTAATGCGTTATTAAAAACTTTAGAAGAACCCGGACAGGCGACACTGATTTTAATTGCCCCTTCCTCAGAATCCATTCTGCCAACATTGGTGTCGCGCTGCCAACGCATTCCCTTTTATCGCTTAGATACAGCCGCAATGGCTGAAATATTAACACGTACGGGTCATCAAGAAATTTTGCAAGATCCAGCGATATTGAGCATCGCCGCTGGTAGCCCTGGTGAGGCGATCGCTTCTTATCAACAACTGCAAGCGATTCCCCCTCAACTACTCCAAGCAGTAACCAACGCCCCAAAAAACTACCGTCAAGCCTTGGAATTAGCCAGAGATATTGATAAAGCTTTAGATACTGAGGCGCAACTGTGGTTAGTCGATTATCTTCAACAGTCCTACTGGCAGCAGTGGTATCAACCCGATGTCATCAAACAATTAGAACAAGCTCGTAAATCCCTGCTTTGCTACGCCCAGCCGCGCCTAGTTTGGGAATGCACATTTATTCAGTTGTGTCAAGGTGCTTCGCGCGGTACTGGGTACTAA
- a CDS encoding cyclic nucleotide-binding domain-containing protein, producing the protein MLSAAETVRIYKNQPEMTFSAGQVIFEQGQKGDCMYGILMGEVELHVNGKVVETIQAGDVFGEGALVHPDRNRASTAIAKTDCILASMNKERFLFAVQETPMFALKVMQSFSARLRRLKQLG; encoded by the coding sequence ATGTTATCAGCCGCCGAAACCGTTAGAATTTACAAAAACCAGCCAGAAATGACCTTTTCTGCCGGTCAAGTCATATTTGAACAAGGTCAGAAAGGGGACTGTATGTATGGTATCTTGATGGGAGAAGTAGAGTTGCATGTTAATGGCAAAGTGGTTGAAACCATCCAGGCAGGCGATGTTTTTGGTGAAGGAGCTTTAGTTCATCCAGATAGAAACAGAGCATCTACTGCGATCGCCAAAACTGACTGCATACTTGCATCCATGAACAAAGAGCGTTTCCTCTTTGCTGTGCAAGAAACTCCTATGTTTGCGCTCAAAGTCATGCAGAGTTTCTCAGCACGCCTGCGGCGTTTGAAGCAACTTGGTTGA